A single genomic interval of Carassius auratus strain Wakin chromosome 30, ASM336829v1, whole genome shotgun sequence harbors:
- the LOC113049671 gene encoding uncharacterized protein LOC113049671, producing the protein MFNSTSLTSVNSLTMAIQGITAIGPQTFDRFQNLKILNLDKNHLSQVSSNWFSHQVTLETLRLSNNKISTLDHSSFNGLSNLLNLDLSQNQVHTITPSSFLGLSKLRHLDLSNNKLTHLSTDVFLPLNGTKISLDGNPWDCSCSVNDFAKYLRGLQNASLLENEMLVCCNSPPYLEGVPVWQVPECKTFTSMSPTTTSLATMNLTTGGAGTGNPATVLITKPLIIGHSTLIIFIVVLCALVLVICVLSALYHRKRERRHLQTVKPASEKSEMIRTSESTAKSNGEENRKVKSEIANKKHISTTEVLLTANQMVAGDEKISQIYQIYSSGPYDTREPIKRVRSAGPVLCRMEMISKLTKADEVGVRNDEYYDGWMISEKTKDNVSVNTEEVEKLEDGKCIADEEKEGSTEVSKTTDALESHEELRDEDTDESVRAGTSVDKDVHQHRVLNNVLDHLNELADGAGSSQDVLQLKHVTSQSEEPDENLPYLTIGADPEKQTTGVDQNTAKGTSRPSRPIRRVLTWPPTAAQWKKQWAQNQQVLNVFPQLIFVSGCRHEIRPFPPNISPAIFPTAPQFTAIEFLPEIPLPMEDVRVTIDEDTYRARLESSNQRVLHFNANECFSNMSPREDGRIISNGETWMSGLESNIFSDLSSKNSPIDESEVCSEFSFFNPSFGGSKSKPAFREEVNNKDDVEEIQNIKTKAHRVHQSEQVASELQKPSKRAGKAAQRPRQGQMCEGSDSRAPPPGGSPKDDSLLLGNEYTFIDLLHEVVENHGRWTRDRWRQTQKNKTKLKQSR; encoded by the exons ATGTTTAACAGCACCAGTCTGACCTCAGTGAACAGTCTGACTATGGCAATCCAAGGTATCACAGCAATAGGACCGCAGACCTTTGATAGGTTTCAAAACCTCAAAATACTCAATTTAGACAAAAATCATCTCTCCCAAGTCTCCTCAAACTGGTTCAGCCATCAGGTTACACTTGAGACACTCAGACTCTCAAATAATAAAATCTCTACACTGGATCATAGTTCTTTTAATGGGCTGTCAAACCTGCTCAACTTAGATTTGTCTCAGAACCAGGTTCACACTATAACCCCAAGCAGTTTTCTTGGTCTCAGTAAACTGAGGCACTTAGACCTGTCCAACAACAAACTGACACATTTGAGTACGGATGTGTTTCTTCCACTTAATGGCACAAAGATCAGCTTGGATGGAAATCCCTGGGACTGCTCCTGCTCTGTGAATGACTTTGCCAAATACCTGAGAG GTCTGCAGAATGCCTCTCTTCTGGAGAATGAGATGCTGGTGTGCTGCAATAGCCCTCCTTATTTGGAAGGTGTACCAGTATGGCAGGTACCTGAGTGTAAAACCTTCACATCCATGAGCCCTACCACTACCAGTCTTGCCACTATGAACCTGACCACTGGAGGTGCTGGCACAGGGAACCCTGCCACTGTATTAATAACCAAACCTCTTATAATTGGTCACTCgactttaatcatttttattg TGGTACTGTGTGCTCTGGTTCTTGTCATCTGTGTCCTTTCAGCATTGTATCACAGGAAACGAGAGAGGAGACATCTACAGACTGTAAAACCTGCTTCAGAGAAATCAGAAATGATTCGAACCAGTGAATCAACTGCAAAAAGCAATGGAGAAGAAAACAGAAAAGTGAAATCTGAAATCGCTAATAAAAAGCATATTTCCACAACAGAAGTGTTATTGACGGCAAACCAGATGGTGGCTGGAGATGAGAAGATATCACAGATTTACCAGATTTATTCATCAGGGCCATATGACACCAGAGAACCCATTAAACGTGTGAGATCTGCTGGGCCGGTCTTGTGCAGGATGGAGATGATTTCTAAACTGACAAAAGCGGATGAAGTTGGGGTAAGGAATGATGAGTATTACGATGGATGGATGATCTcagaaaaaacaaaagacaatgtGTCTGTTAATACTGAGGAGGTGGAGAAGTTGGAGGATGGAAAGTGCATAGCAGATGAGGAGAAAGAGGGATCCACTGAGGTTAGTAAAACCACTGACGCTCTGGAATCACATGAGGAGCTTAGAGATGAAGATACTGATGAGAGCGTTCGAGCCGGAACAAGCGTAGATAAAGACGTTCATCAGCATAGAGTGTTGAACAATGTGTTGGATCACCTGAACGAGTTGGCGGATGGAGCAGGAAGCAGTCAAGATGTTCTCCAGCTAAAACATGTCACGTCCCAGTCTGAGGAGCCTGATGAAAACCTGCCATACCTCACGATCGGTGCTGATCCAGAAAAACAGACCACTGGGGTTGATCAGAATACTGCTAAAGGAACATCTAGACCTTCAAGACCTATTCGGCGTGTACTTACCTGGCCTCCAACTGCGGCCCAGTGGAAGAAGCAGTGGGCTCAAAATCAACAAGTCCTCAATGTGTTCCCGCAACTAATATTTGTATCTGGTTGCAGGCATGAAATTAGACCATTTCCACCCAACATTTCTCCTGCAATCTTCCCAACTGCCCCACAGTTCACTGCAATAGAGTTTCTGCCTGAAATCCCATTACCAATGGAAGATGTCCGGGTCACTATTGATGAGGACACTTACAGGGCACGTCTGGAGTCATCCAATCAAAGAGTCCTGCATTTCAATGCAAATGAATGCTTCTCTAATATGTCACCAAGGGAGGATGGCAGAATTATTTCAAATGGGGAAACTTGGATGTCAGGTCTCGAGTCGAACATCTTTTCTGACTTGTCCTCCAAGAACTCGCCAATTGATGAAAGTGAAGTCTGCTctgaattcagtttttttaatcCATCATTTGGTGGCAGCAAGTCAAAGCCTGCTTTTCGAGAGGAAGTAAACAACAAAGATGACGTTGAGGAAATAcagaacataaaaacaaaagcacacagaGTTCACCAAAGTGAGCAGGTTGCATCAGAATTGCAGAAGCCATCCAAGAGAGCAGGGAAAGCTGCACAGAGACCACGGCAAGGTCAGATGTGTGAAGGGTCTGACTCAAGAGCGCCCCCTCCGGGAGGTTCTCCAAAAGATGACAGCCTGTTGCTGGGCAATGAGTACACCTTTATAGACCTGCTACATGAGGTGGTGGAAAATCACGGGCGCTGGACCCGAGACAGGTggagacaaacacaaaaaaacaaaaccaaactcAAACAGAGTCGTTAA